In Streptomyces sp. NBC_00433, a single genomic region encodes these proteins:
- a CDS encoding NlpC/P60 family protein, translating into MASHRRPKPASRARVSVLTAAAAAAVALSAQAANAAPAKPSKPTSVKDAKAQVDALYTQAEQATEKYDAANEKLATLQTEAGSLQDQVARQQQHLNTLRDSLGTIAASQYRTGGIDPSLQLFLSSNPDSYLDQATALDQISSLQATALQQLQDAKRTLDQERAEATSKLTELEATRNELKTRKTEAKNKLAQAQNILNSLTAAQRQQISDDAARANRDTGRAPMGGKPASGLAAAAYAAAQSRKGDSYVYGASGPSTFDCSGLTSWAYRQAGITIPRTAAGQANAGTHLSKSELQVGDLVIFYSDHHHVGFYAGDGMVLHAPKPGTVVRYEAMSDMPFQFGVRI; encoded by the coding sequence GTGGCGTCCCACCGTCGTCCCAAGCCCGCAAGCCGCGCGCGTGTGTCCGTACTCACCGCCGCCGCTGCAGCCGCCGTCGCGCTCTCCGCCCAGGCGGCCAACGCCGCTCCCGCGAAGCCCAGCAAGCCCACTTCGGTCAAGGACGCCAAGGCCCAGGTGGACGCGCTCTACACGCAGGCGGAGCAGGCCACGGAGAAGTACGACGCGGCCAACGAGAAGCTTGCGACCCTGCAGACGGAGGCCGGCAGTCTCCAGGACCAGGTGGCGCGGCAGCAGCAGCACCTCAACACGCTGCGCGACAGCCTCGGCACGATCGCGGCCTCGCAGTACCGCACCGGCGGAATCGACCCGTCGCTCCAGCTCTTCCTGTCCTCCAACCCGGACAGCTACCTGGACCAGGCCACCGCGCTCGACCAGATCAGCTCCCTGCAGGCCACCGCGCTGCAGCAACTCCAGGACGCCAAGCGGACCCTGGACCAGGAGCGGGCGGAGGCGACCTCCAAGCTCACCGAGCTTGAGGCCACCAGGAACGAGCTGAAAACGCGCAAGACCGAGGCCAAGAACAAGCTGGCCCAAGCGCAGAACATCCTCAACTCGCTGACCGCCGCGCAGCGCCAGCAGATATCCGACGACGCCGCCCGCGCGAACCGCGACACCGGGCGTGCACCCATGGGCGGCAAGCCCGCCTCGGGACTCGCTGCCGCCGCCTATGCCGCCGCCCAGAGCCGGAAGGGCGACTCGTACGTCTACGGCGCCTCGGGGCCCAGCACCTTCGACTGCTCCGGGCTCACCTCCTGGGCCTACCGGCAGGCCGGGATCACCATCCCCAGGACCGCGGCCGGGCAGGCCAACGCGGGCACCCACCTGAGCAAGTCGGAACTCCAGGTCGGCGACCTGGTCATCTTCTACAGCGACCACCACCACGTCGGCTTCTACGCCGGCGACGGCATGGTGCTGCACGCCCCCAAGCCCGGCACGGTCGTGCGCTACGAGGCAATGAGCGACATGCCCTTCCAGTTCGGCGTCCGCATCTGA
- a CDS encoding aminotransferase class V-fold PLP-dependent enzyme produces MTVSTATIPVTCDLSPLPVLGRDVTVPLVTGGEVTYAALDYAASAPALQRVWDDVAAYAPYYGSVHRGAGYLSQLSTDLFEQSRATVADFLGCRPADQVIFTRSTTDSLNLLAAVLPAGTQVFVFETEHHAALLPWQRAKGARVTCLAAPHTPEQAVAALDVALHAAPKGPKLVCVTGASNVTGELWPVRELAAAAHRHGARIVLDAAQLVPHRKVDVAELDVDWVAFSGHKLYAPFGAGVLAGRPDWLREAEPYLAGGGATRTVVRRADGQVEAEWQESAAARHEAGSPNVIGAYAVASACKALTEAGFDRLGEHERQLLGLLRDGLAEIPEVRVLSLFGDDADRVGVLSFVVQGWNSSHLAAALSAEHGIGVRDGLFCAHPLVRHLLGGEPEDPGACGSPENLSFNAVRVSFGVGTPPEHVLRFTGALAKLVREGAAWTYRTESGRCVPAPTA; encoded by the coding sequence ATGACCGTTTCCACCGCCACCATCCCTGTGACCTGCGACCTCTCCCCGCTGCCGGTGCTCGGCCGGGACGTGACCGTACCGCTGGTGACCGGTGGTGAAGTGACCTACGCCGCCCTCGACTACGCCGCCAGCGCGCCCGCGCTCCAGCGGGTGTGGGACGACGTGGCCGCGTACGCCCCCTACTACGGCAGCGTGCACCGCGGCGCCGGGTACCTGTCCCAGCTGTCCACCGACCTCTTCGAGCAGAGCCGGGCCACCGTCGCCGACTTCCTCGGCTGCCGCCCCGCCGACCAGGTGATCTTCACCCGCTCCACCACCGACTCGCTCAACCTGCTGGCCGCGGTCCTGCCGGCGGGGACGCAGGTCTTCGTCTTCGAGACCGAGCACCACGCGGCGCTGCTGCCGTGGCAGCGGGCGAAGGGCGCGCGGGTCACCTGTCTGGCCGCGCCGCACACCCCGGAACAGGCCGTCGCCGCGCTCGACGTGGCGCTGCACGCGGCGCCCAAGGGCCCCAAGCTGGTGTGCGTCACCGGCGCCTCCAACGTGACCGGCGAGCTGTGGCCGGTACGCGAACTCGCCGCCGCCGCGCACCGGCACGGCGCCCGTATCGTGCTGGACGCCGCACAGCTCGTGCCGCACCGGAAGGTGGACGTCGCCGAACTCGACGTCGACTGGGTCGCCTTCTCCGGCCACAAGCTCTACGCGCCCTTCGGCGCCGGGGTGCTCGCCGGCCGCCCGGACTGGCTGCGCGAGGCCGAGCCCTACCTCGCGGGCGGCGGCGCCACCCGGACGGTGGTCCGGCGGGCCGACGGCCAGGTCGAGGCCGAGTGGCAGGAGTCGGCCGCCGCCAGGCACGAGGCCGGGTCGCCCAACGTCATCGGGGCCTACGCCGTCGCGTCGGCCTGCAAGGCGCTCACCGAGGCCGGTTTCGACCGGCTGGGCGAGCACGAGCGGCAGCTGCTCGGCCTGCTGCGGGACGGGCTCGCCGAGATCCCCGAGGTGCGGGTGCTCTCGCTCTTCGGCGACGACGCCGACCGGGTCGGGGTGCTGAGCTTCGTCGTGCAGGGCTGGAACAGCTCGCACCTGGCCGCGGCGCTGTCCGCGGAGCACGGCATCGGCGTACGCGACGGCCTGTTCTGCGCGCACCCGCTCGTCCGGCACCTGCTCGGCGGTGAGCCGGAGGACCCGGGAGCCTGCGGCTCCCCGGAGAACCTGTCCTTCAACGCGGTCCGCGTCAGCTTCGGCGTCGGCACCCCGCCCGAGCACGTGCTGCGCTTCACCGGCGCCCTGGCCAAGCTCGTCCGCGAGGGCGCCGCGTGGACCTACCGCACCGAGTCGGGCCGCTGCGTCCCCGCGCCCACCGCGTAG
- a CDS encoding NlpC/P60 family protein gives MASHRRAPQPGLAVRTTRVTVLSAAAAATAALSGGTAQIAAAAPSPAAGQDTATRLDRLYQQAEQATETYDAAQERAEQLRADLATLQDRAAQGQQRVNELRDELGTLAAEQYRGGALDPSLALLLSDDPGASLDRAATLDRLGARQTGRLRQLQDAERALRSQRSQAAGKLAELNQTTADLGRRKAAVQQALAAAQQVLHTLPPAQQAGYAPGAADRATHDRAPLPGLPDLPAASGRAALAVAAARQVLGAPYVWGATGPHAFDCSGLMQYAYGRAGVSLPRTSQEQMNSGHRVPLDQARPGDLVVYRGDASHVAMYVGGGRVIHAPYPGARVRYDPVGMMPITAVTRP, from the coding sequence GTGGCATCCCATCGACGTGCACCGCAGCCGGGCCTGGCCGTCCGCACCACCCGGGTCACCGTGCTGTCCGCGGCGGCCGCGGCCACCGCGGCACTGTCCGGCGGCACCGCCCAGATCGCGGCGGCCGCCCCCTCGCCCGCAGCGGGCCAGGACACCGCGACCCGGCTCGACCGGCTCTACCAGCAGGCCGAGCAGGCCACCGAGACCTACGACGCCGCCCAGGAACGCGCCGAGCAGCTGCGCGCCGACCTCGCCACGCTCCAGGACCGCGCCGCCCAGGGCCAGCAGCGGGTCAACGAACTGCGCGACGAACTCGGCACGTTGGCCGCCGAGCAATACCGCGGCGGCGCCCTCGACCCGTCACTCGCGCTGCTGCTGTCCGACGACCCCGGGGCCTCCCTCGACCGCGCCGCGACCCTGGACCGGCTCGGCGCCCGGCAGACCGGCCGGCTGCGCCAACTCCAGGACGCGGAAAGGGCGCTGCGCAGCCAGCGCAGTCAAGCGGCGGGCAAGCTGGCCGAGTTGAACCAGACCACCGCGGACCTGGGTCGCCGCAAGGCCGCGGTGCAGCAGGCGCTGGCCGCCGCCCAGCAGGTGCTGCACACCCTGCCCCCGGCCCAGCAGGCCGGCTACGCCCCCGGCGCGGCCGACCGCGCCACCCACGACCGCGCCCCCCTCCCCGGCCTTCCCGACCTGCCCGCCGCCTCCGGCCGCGCCGCCCTCGCGGTCGCCGCCGCGCGCCAGGTCCTCGGCGCCCCCTACGTGTGGGGCGCCACCGGCCCGCACGCCTTCGACTGCTCGGGCCTGATGCAGTACGCCTACGGCCGCGCGGGAGTGTCCCTGCCCCGCACCTCCCAGGAGCAGATGAACTCCGGCCACCGCGTCCCCCTCGACCAGGCCCGCCCCGGCGACCTGGTCGTCTACCGCGGCGACGCCAGCCACGTCGCCATGTACGTCGGCGGCGGCCGCGTCATCCACGCCCCCTACCCGGGCGCCCGGGTCCGCTACGACCCGGTGGGCATGATGCCGATCACGGCGGTGACCCGCCCGTAG
- a CDS encoding NYN domain-containing protein — MPEGVRHRVVAIAAEAFGGFTYQELPVSLRPYARFTPTRRVKYAGTALAAALEHDPAFRQKVAGRLREMQAELAGALEGGTPPPAADPLDVAAAAYLLRPPGWAKLVATAGEEAQRAGAERADEEALRELAALRGEVEALHEHGRADAARARAELEAVRKEGDALHRKLRSALSDVKRAEAAQRRLQAEVDELRSAAAHDKAASDSEARRLRTRLAEAEAVIETGRKAAREGRSIEDVRLRLLLDTVLDAASGLRRELALPPRDTMAVRPADTVDAVAPGAFSARDIATRALSETDPALLDQLLALPQAHLVVDGYNVTKTGYPAMPLEKQRLRLLGGLAALAAQSGAEVTCVFDGADLDMPVLLAPPRGVRVLFSKAGETADELIRRLVRAEPPGRQIVVVSADREVADGVAKAGARPVASTLLLRRLARV, encoded by the coding sequence CTGCCCGAGGGCGTACGCCACCGGGTCGTCGCCATCGCCGCCGAGGCCTTCGGCGGCTTCACCTACCAGGAGCTGCCGGTCTCGCTGCGGCCCTACGCCCGCTTCACGCCCACCCGGCGGGTGAAGTACGCCGGGACGGCGCTGGCCGCCGCCCTGGAGCACGACCCCGCCTTCCGGCAGAAGGTCGCAGGACGGCTGCGGGAGATGCAGGCGGAGCTGGCCGGGGCGCTGGAGGGCGGCACCCCGCCGCCCGCCGCCGATCCGCTGGACGTGGCGGCCGCCGCGTATCTGCTGCGCCCCCCGGGCTGGGCCAAGTTGGTCGCGACCGCGGGCGAGGAGGCCCAACGGGCCGGCGCCGAGCGGGCCGACGAGGAGGCGCTGCGCGAACTGGCCGCGCTGCGCGGCGAGGTCGAGGCGCTGCACGAGCACGGCAGGGCGGACGCGGCCAGGGCCAGGGCCGAGCTCGAAGCGGTGCGCAAGGAGGGCGACGCGCTGCACCGCAAGCTGCGCAGCGCGCTCAGCGACGTCAAGCGGGCCGAGGCCGCGCAGCGCAGACTCCAGGCGGAGGTGGACGAGTTGCGGTCCGCCGCCGCCCACGACAAGGCCGCGTCCGACAGCGAGGCGCGGCGGCTGCGGACCCGGCTCGCCGAGGCCGAGGCCGTCATCGAGACCGGGCGCAAGGCGGCCCGCGAAGGCCGCAGCATCGAGGACGTACGGCTGCGGCTGCTGCTCGACACGGTCCTGGACGCCGCCTCCGGGCTGCGCCGCGAACTCGCCCTGCCGCCACGGGACACCATGGCGGTGCGTCCCGCGGACACCGTGGACGCGGTGGCGCCGGGCGCCTTCAGCGCCCGCGACATCGCCACCCGGGCGCTGTCCGAGACCGACCCCGCGCTGCTCGACCAGTTGCTCGCGCTGCCGCAGGCGCATCTGGTGGTCGACGGCTACAACGTCACCAAGACCGGTTATCCGGCGATGCCGTTGGAGAAGCAGCGGCTGCGGTTGCTCGGCGGTCTCGCGGCGCTCGCCGCGCAGAGCGGCGCCGAGGTGACCTGCGTCTTCGACGGCGCCGACCTGGACATGCCGGTGCTGCTCGCGCCGCCGCGCGGGGTGCGGGTGCTCTTCAGCAAGGCCGGTGAGACCGCTGACGAGTTGATCAGGCGGCTGGTGCGGGCCGAACCGCCGGGACGGCAGATCGTGGTGGTCTCCGCCGACCGCGAGGTGGCAGACGGGGTCGCCAAGGCCGGTGCTCGCCCGGTCGCCTCGACGCTGCTGCTGCGCCGCCTCGCGCGCGTCTGA
- a CDS encoding rhomboid family intramembrane serine protease, translated as MVIPVYDKNPVRRTPVVTYGLIAVCTAVFLLGPLSGFTPVYGGGQRLACEQAMYFDRWGVIPAELVHGRLPPAGLGLPAGCAAPASYGKVPFLSVFTSMFLHGSWLHLIGNMLFLYVFGDNVENRMGRVRFALFYLAAGFLATYGFAFAHADDTQSLVGASGAISGALGAYLYLFPKARVTSLFPFLFFVPLRFPAWMVLGFWFVLQWLAAQTAAGGPGVAYLAHVVGFAFGFCWAWACYRPRSKLGVVAGTTQGDVQS; from the coding sequence ATGGTCATCCCGGTGTACGACAAGAACCCGGTCCGCCGTACGCCGGTCGTCACTTACGGGCTGATCGCCGTGTGCACCGCGGTCTTCCTGCTCGGCCCGCTGTCCGGCTTCACCCCGGTCTACGGCGGCGGGCAGCGGCTGGCCTGCGAGCAGGCGATGTACTTCGACCGCTGGGGGGTGATCCCCGCCGAGCTGGTCCACGGCCGGCTGCCGCCCGCGGGCCTGGGCCTGCCCGCCGGATGCGCCGCGCCCGCCTCCTACGGCAAGGTGCCGTTCCTGTCCGTCTTCACGTCGATGTTCCTGCACGGCAGCTGGCTGCACCTGATCGGCAACATGCTCTTCCTCTACGTCTTCGGCGACAACGTCGAGAACCGCATGGGCCGGGTGCGCTTCGCGCTCTTCTACCTGGCGGCGGGCTTCCTGGCCACGTACGGCTTCGCCTTCGCGCACGCCGACGACACGCAGAGCCTGGTCGGGGCGTCGGGGGCGATCTCCGGGGCGCTGGGGGCCTATCTCTACCTCTTCCCCAAGGCCCGGGTGACCAGCCTGTTCCCCTTCCTGTTCTTCGTCCCGCTGCGCTTCCCCGCCTGGATGGTGCTCGGCTTCTGGTTCGTGCTCCAGTGGCTCGCCGCCCAGACCGCGGCGGGCGGCCCCGGGGTGGCCTACCTGGCCCACGTGGTCGGCTTCGCCTTCGGCTTCTGCTGGGCGTGGGCCTGCTATCGCCCCAGGTCTAAGCTGGGCGTCGTTGCCGGGACGACCCAAGGAGACGTTCAGTCGTGA
- a CDS encoding cytochrome bc complex cytochrome b subunit, with translation MTTSTETSTSTRRGPKHPGQRVAEWTDARVGLYKLGKSNLRKIFPDHWSFMLGEICLYSFTILILTGVYLTLFFHPSMSETVYNGPYAPLQGVRMSEAYASTMHISFEVRGGLLIRQIHHWSALIFIAGMIVHMMRVFFTGAFRKPRELNWLFGWTLLFIGMFEGFTGYSLPDDLLSGTGVRFTEGAVLSTPIVGTYLSMFLFGGEFPGHNFVPIFYSAHILLLPGIMAALLVAHLILVFYHKHTQFAGAGKTEKNVVGMPFFPIYTAKAGGFFFLVFGVIAAIAAIATINPIWTMGPYRPDQVSTGAQPDWYMGFSEGLIRVMPGWEISAWGHTLVLGVFVPLIVFPTVLVAIAVWPFIESWVTGDTGEHHLLDRPRNRPVRTGFGVAWLTLYFTLLIGGGNDLWATHFHLSIETITWSVRIGFFVLPALAFFATKRICLGLQRRDRDKVLHGRESGIIKRLPHGEFIEVHEPLGQEELHVLTAHPQPQPLDIGPEVDENGVERKVNAVTKVRARLSRNFYGEHSQIPKPTVEEYDEITSGHGHH, from the coding sequence ATGACTACATCGACAGAGACCTCGACGAGCACTCGGCGAGGCCCCAAACACCCCGGACAGCGCGTCGCGGAGTGGACTGACGCCCGAGTCGGTCTGTACAAGCTCGGCAAGTCCAACCTGCGGAAGATCTTCCCCGACCACTGGTCGTTCATGCTGGGTGAGATCTGCCTCTACAGCTTCACGATCCTCATCCTCACGGGTGTGTATCTGACGCTGTTCTTCCACCCCAGCATGAGCGAGACGGTCTACAACGGCCCCTACGCGCCACTGCAGGGCGTGCGGATGTCGGAGGCGTACGCCTCCACCATGCACATCAGCTTCGAGGTGCGCGGCGGTCTGCTGATCCGGCAGATCCACCACTGGTCCGCGCTGATCTTCATCGCCGGCATGATCGTGCACATGATGCGGGTGTTCTTCACCGGAGCCTTCCGCAAGCCGCGCGAGCTGAACTGGCTGTTCGGCTGGACGCTGCTCTTCATCGGCATGTTCGAGGGCTTCACCGGCTACTCGCTGCCCGACGACCTGCTGTCCGGCACCGGTGTCCGCTTCACCGAGGGCGCGGTGCTGTCCACGCCGATCGTCGGCACGTATCTGTCGATGTTCCTCTTCGGCGGCGAATTCCCGGGCCACAACTTCGTGCCGATCTTCTACTCGGCGCACATCCTGCTGCTGCCGGGCATCATGGCGGCGCTGCTGGTGGCCCACCTGATCCTGGTCTTCTACCACAAGCACACCCAGTTCGCGGGTGCGGGCAAGACCGAGAAGAACGTCGTCGGCATGCCGTTCTTCCCGATCTACACCGCGAAGGCCGGCGGTTTCTTCTTCCTGGTCTTCGGTGTCATCGCGGCCATCGCGGCGATCGCCACCATCAACCCGATCTGGACCATGGGCCCCTACCGGCCGGACCAGGTGTCCACCGGCGCGCAGCCCGACTGGTACATGGGCTTCTCGGAAGGCCTGATCCGGGTGATGCCGGGCTGGGAGATCAGCGCCTGGGGCCACACGCTCGTACTCGGCGTGTTCGTCCCGTTGATAGTGTTCCCGACCGTCCTCGTCGCCATCGCGGTCTGGCCGTTCATCGAGTCGTGGGTGACCGGTGACACGGGCGAGCACCACCTGCTCGACCGGCCGCGCAACCGCCCGGTGCGCACCGGCTTCGGTGTCGCCTGGCTGACGCTGTACTTCACGCTGCTGATCGGTGGCGGCAACGACCTGTGGGCCACGCACTTCCACCTGTCGATCGAGACGATCACCTGGTCGGTGCGCATCGGCTTCTTCGTGCTGCCGGCGCTGGCCTTCTTCGCCACCAAGCGCATCTGCCTCGGTCTGCAGCGCAGGGACCGCGACAAGGTGCTGCACGGCCGCGAGTCCGGCATCATCAAGCGGCTCCCGCACGGCGAGTTCATCGAGGTGCACGAGCCGCTGGGCCAGGAGGAGCTGCACGTCCTCACGGCCCACCCGCAGCCCCAGCCGCTCGACATCGGCCCCGAGGTCGACGAGAACGGCGTGGAGCGCAAGGTGAACGCGGTCACGAAGGTGCGGGCGAGGCTGTCCCGCAACTTCTACGGCGAGCACAGCCAGATCCCGAAGCCGACCGTCGAGGAGTACGACGAGATCACGAGCGGCCACGGTCACCACTGA
- a CDS encoding Lrp/AsnC ligand binding domain-containing protein, with protein MITAIVLIKTTVDRIPEIAEEIAALENVSEVYSVTGTYDLIAVVRVARHDDLADIIPGRISKIPGVEVTDTHVAFRTYSQHDLEAAFAIGLDS; from the coding sequence GTGATCACCGCGATCGTGCTCATCAAGACCACTGTGGATCGGATTCCCGAGATCGCCGAGGAGATCGCCGCGCTCGAGAACGTCAGCGAGGTCTACTCGGTGACCGGTACGTACGACCTGATCGCCGTGGTGCGGGTGGCCCGGCACGACGACCTGGCGGACATCATTCCGGGCCGGATCAGCAAGATCCCCGGCGTCGAGGTGACCGACACCCACGTGGCCTTCCGCACGTACTCCCAGCACGACCTGGAGGCGGCCTTCGCGATCGGCCTCGACTCCTGA
- the trpD gene encoding anthranilate phosphoribosyltransferase has translation MSVVNPAGDETGALRTWPDVLSMLIAGRDLGVDDTAWAMDAIMRGSATDVQIAGFAVALRAKGETVEEVTGMVRSMYAHANTIDVPGATVDIVGTGGDRARTVNISTMSAIVVAGTGAKVVKHGNRAASSASGASDVLGHLGVNLDLTPQRVVEVAEEAGITFCFAVRFHPALRHVATARGELGVATTFNFLGPLTNPARVRAQATGVADLRMAPIMAGVLAERGSSALVFRGDDGLDELTTTATSQVWVVGDGKVAQHSFDPRDIGIDLVPVEALRGGDPAYNADVARRLLAGETGPVRDAVLLNSAAALVALNPGDGTLEDQLAAGTARAAESLDSGAAAAVLERWAAATNA, from the coding sequence ATGAGCGTTGTGAACCCGGCAGGTGACGAGACCGGGGCGCTGCGTACGTGGCCCGACGTCCTGTCGATGCTGATCGCGGGGCGGGACCTGGGGGTCGACGACACCGCGTGGGCGATGGACGCCATCATGCGGGGCTCCGCCACCGACGTGCAGATCGCCGGGTTCGCGGTGGCCCTGCGGGCCAAGGGCGAGACGGTGGAGGAAGTCACCGGCATGGTGCGGTCGATGTACGCGCACGCCAACACCATCGACGTGCCCGGCGCGACCGTGGACATCGTCGGCACCGGCGGCGACCGGGCCAGGACCGTCAACATCTCCACCATGTCCGCGATAGTGGTCGCCGGCACCGGTGCGAAGGTCGTCAAGCACGGCAACCGGGCCGCGTCGTCCGCCAGCGGTGCCAGCGACGTGCTCGGACACCTCGGGGTGAACCTGGACCTGACCCCCCAGCGGGTCGTGGAGGTCGCGGAAGAGGCCGGCATCACCTTCTGCTTCGCCGTCAGATTCCATCCGGCGCTGCGTCATGTGGCCACCGCTCGCGGTGAGTTGGGGGTGGCCACCACCTTCAACTTCCTCGGCCCGCTGACCAACCCGGCCCGGGTGCGCGCCCAGGCGACCGGGGTCGCGGACCTGCGGATGGCCCCGATCATGGCCGGCGTGCTGGCCGAACGCGGGTCGTCCGCACTGGTCTTCCGCGGCGACGACGGTCTGGACGAGCTGACCACGACCGCCACCTCGCAGGTGTGGGTGGTCGGCGACGGCAAGGTCGCCCAGCACTCCTTCGACCCGCGGGACATCGGCATCGACCTGGTGCCGGTCGAGGCGCTGCGGGGTGGCGACCCCGCCTACAACGCGGACGTGGCCCGCCGGCTGCTGGCCGGCGAGACCGGTCCGGTCAGGGACGCGGTGCTGCTCAACTCCGCCGCCGCGCTGGTGGCGCTGAACCCCGGCGACGGCACCCTGGAGGACCAGCTGGCCGCCGGCACGGCCAGGGCCGCGGAATCCCTCGACTCCGGCGCCGCCGCGGCCGTGCTGGAGCGCTGGGCGGCCGCCACCAACGCCTGA
- a CDS encoding basic secretory family protein, producing MTAVHPRRQTAGAVTAVLALIGLLAALTGCGGAPAKAAPPTADPAVQRLLDQRAAAVRQHDQPAFLAGVDPRATRFLAAQRQMFGNLAQVPLADWSYRVVRTDAFPLPPEAGSDGTRRTAAEVELRYRLRGYDAQPVVSTSYLTLTERAGRWYVAADDQGASAGRRSAVQLWDQGKVTVVRGAHSLVLGLGDARTLRGYAADADLAVPQVQHAWGRAGWPGSVVIEAPSTLDQLGALLAADPADYKGIAAVTTGELGGSAQAPADRVIVNPAAFGELSAFGRQVVLTHETTHVATRLATTARTPLWLSEGFADWVAYRESGRTAPEIAPELAQDVTAGHIPAALPTAADFRPTSTDLAQAYEGGWLACRMIADQWSPETLTTLYRAAGTTPNLDPVLRSGLHLSLADFTARWRGYVKQELG from the coding sequence ATGACCGCGGTGCACCCACGACGCCAGACGGCCGGCGCCGTGACCGCCGTCCTCGCCCTGATCGGGCTGCTCGCCGCGCTCACCGGCTGCGGGGGAGCGCCCGCCAAGGCCGCGCCGCCCACCGCCGACCCCGCGGTGCAGCGGCTGCTCGACCAGCGGGCGGCAGCGGTGCGGCAGCACGACCAGCCGGCCTTCCTCGCCGGGGTCGACCCGCGCGCCACCCGCTTCCTGGCCGCCCAGCGGCAGATGTTCGGCAACCTCGCGCAGGTGCCGCTCGCCGACTGGTCCTACCGCGTGGTCCGCACCGACGCCTTCCCGCTGCCGCCCGAGGCCGGCTCCGACGGCACCCGCAGGACCGCCGCGGAGGTCGAGCTGCGCTACCGGCTGCGCGGCTACGACGCGCAGCCGGTGGTCTCCACGTCCTACCTGACCCTCACCGAGCGCGCCGGGCGCTGGTATGTCGCCGCCGACGACCAGGGGGCCTCCGCCGGGCGGCGCAGCGCCGTACAGCTGTGGGACCAGGGCAAGGTGACGGTGGTGCGCGGGGCGCACAGCCTGGTGCTCGGCCTCGGCGACGCCAGGACGCTGCGCGGCTACGCGGCCGACGCCGACCTGGCGGTGCCGCAGGTGCAGCACGCCTGGGGCCGGGCCGGCTGGCCGGGCAGCGTCGTGATCGAGGCGCCGAGCACCCTCGACCAGCTCGGCGCGCTGCTCGCGGCCGACCCCGCCGACTACAAGGGCATCGCCGCGGTCACCACCGGCGAACTCGGCGGCAGCGCCCAGGCCCCCGCCGACCGCGTCATCGTCAACCCCGCCGCCTTCGGGGAGCTCTCCGCCTTCGGCCGCCAGGTCGTCCTCACCCACGAGACCACCCACGTCGCCACCCGCCTGGCCACCACCGCCCGCACCCCCCTGTGGCTGTCGGAGGGCTTCGCCGACTGGGTCGCCTACCGCGAGTCCGGCCGCACGGCCCCCGAGATCGCCCCGGAACTTGCCCAGGACGTCACCGCGGGCCACATCCCCGCGGCCCTCCCCACCGCCGCGGACTTCCGCCCCACCTCCACGGACCTGGCCCAGGCCTACGAGGGCGGCTGGCTCGCCTGCCGCATGATCGCCGACCAGTGGTCCCCCGAGACCCTGACGACCCTCTACCGCGCCGCGGGCACGACCCCGAACCTCGACCCGGTGCTGCGGTCCGGCCTGCACCTGTCCCTCGCCGACTTCACCGCACGGTGGCGCGGGTATGTGAAGCAGGAACTGGGATGA